One region of Marivirga arenosa genomic DNA includes:
- a CDS encoding 30S ribosomal protein S16: MAVKIRLARRGRKKLAIYDVVVADARAPRDGRFIEKIGTYNPNTPVAAIELDNDKAFQWLMNGAQPTDTVRAMLSYRGLLYKKHLQIGVIKGALTQEEADKKLEAWLKDKQAAIEGKEKSIADKTAAEKKARLEAEAKVNEARAEAIRKRQEEAEAEAKAAEAPAEEATEEAPADEAATEEAPKAEASEENSEEKKED, translated from the coding sequence ATGGCAGTAAAAATTAGATTGGCCAGAAGAGGCCGTAAAAAACTGGCGATATACGATGTAGTCGTAGCTGACGCCCGTGCACCACGTGATGGTCGCTTTATTGAAAAAATAGGTACTTATAACCCAAATACGCCTGTTGCAGCTATCGAGCTTGACAACGACAAGGCTTTTCAGTGGTTAATGAATGGTGCTCAGCCTACTGATACAGTTAGAGCTATGCTATCATACCGTGGATTGCTTTATAAAAAGCATTTACAAATTGGTGTGATAAAAGGTGCTTTAACTCAAGAAGAAGCTGACAAAAAACTAGAGGCTTGGTTAAAGGATAAACAAGCAGCTATCGAAGGAAAAGAAAAATCTATTGCTGATAAAACAGCAGCTGAGAAGAAAGCAAGATTAGAAGCAGAAGCTAAAGTTAATGAGGCAAGAGCGGAAGCAATCCGTAAGCGTCAAGAAGAAGCTGAGGCTGAAGCGAAAGCTGCTGAAGCTCCAGCAGAGGAGGCAACTGAAGAAGCACCGGCTGATGAGGCTGCTACTGAAGAGGCTCCAAAAGCTGAAGCATCTGAAGAAAACTCAGAAGAGAAAAAAGAAGATTAA
- the rimM gene encoding ribosome maturation factor RimM (Essential for efficient processing of 16S rRNA) encodes MKLDQCFQLGMVLKPHGLKGELYISLDTDYPEDYAEMESVFLSQNGKLVPFFIERIQLKNKEALVKFDDIDSKESALNLRGSTLHLPLTQLPELTGNQFYFHEIDGFKVFDVQKGELGIVKEVFEAGHQDLIGMEYQGKEVLIPINDDVILNVNREESSIEVNLPEGLLELYLEENED; translated from the coding sequence ATGAAGCTTGACCAATGCTTTCAGTTAGGTATGGTATTGAAGCCTCATGGTTTAAAAGGAGAATTATATATCTCTTTGGATACTGATTATCCAGAGGATTATGCGGAAATGGAATCAGTCTTTCTATCACAAAATGGAAAGTTGGTTCCATTTTTTATTGAGCGTATTCAATTAAAAAATAAAGAAGCCTTAGTAAAGTTTGATGATATTGACAGCAAGGAATCAGCCTTAAATTTAAGAGGATCAACGCTTCATTTGCCACTAACACAATTACCTGAATTAACTGGCAATCAATTTTATTTTCATGAGATTGATGGATTTAAGGTTTTCGATGTACAGAAAGGTGAGTTAGGGATTGTTAAGGAGGTGTTTGAAGCAGGTCATCAAGATTTAATAGGTATGGAATATCAGGGGAAAGAAGTTTTGATCCCTATTAATGATGATGTAATTCTTAATGTCAATAGAGAAGAATCAAGCATAGAAGTGAATTTGCCTGAAGGTTTACTAGAGTTATATTTAGAAGAAAATGAGGATTGA
- the trmD gene encoding tRNA (guanosine(37)-N1)-methyltransferase TrmD, translating to MRIDIITCLPKLLEGPFSDSILKRAQEKGLAQIYVHDLRQYSTHKQRSIDDYAYGGGAGMVLQIEPIAAAIDDLKSQHAYDEIIYMSPDGEQFSQPIANELALKGNLLILCGHYKGVDERVREHYITREISIGDYVISGGELAAAVVTDAVIRLIPGVLSDETSALTDSYQDGLLAPPVYSRPAEFKGLKVPDVLLSGHAANIEKWRFEQAVKRTEERRPDLLKKE from the coding sequence ATGAGGATTGATATAATCACTTGCTTGCCCAAATTATTAGAGGGTCCATTTTCTGATAGTATACTTAAAAGAGCTCAAGAAAAAGGATTAGCTCAAATTTATGTGCATGATTTAAGACAATATTCAACCCATAAGCAGAGAAGTATTGACGATTATGCTTATGGTGGTGGAGCAGGAATGGTTTTGCAAATTGAGCCTATTGCTGCTGCCATTGATGACCTTAAATCTCAACATGCGTATGATGAGATAATCTATATGAGTCCTGATGGTGAACAGTTTAGTCAACCTATCGCTAATGAGTTAGCCTTAAAAGGCAACTTACTTATATTGTGTGGTCACTATAAAGGAGTTGATGAGCGTGTAAGAGAGCATTATATTACTCGTGAAATTAGTATTGGCGATTATGTGATTTCTGGAGGGGAGTTAGCTGCAGCGGTAGTAACTGATGCGGTGATCAGGTTAATTCCTGGAGTACTGTCAGATGAAACCTCAGCCTTAACAGATTCCTATCAGGATGGATTATTAGCACCGCCAGTGTACAGTAGACCAGCGGAATTTAAAGGATTGAAAGTTCCAGATGTGCTTCTTTCCGGTCATGCTGCCAACATTGAAAAGTGGCGTTTTGAGCAAGCTGTAAAAAGAACTGAGGAACGAAGGCCAGATTTATTGAAAAAAGAATAA
- the rplS gene encoding 50S ribosomal protein L19, with amino-acid sequence MSDLIKEIEKEYHEAVSKFPEFKAGDTVNVHVRIKEGNKERIQQYQGTVIQKRGSGNSVTFTVRKISSGIGVERIFPLISPAIDKIEVVRRGSVRRAKLYYLRGRKGKSARIKEKI; translated from the coding sequence ATGAGCGATTTGATCAAAGAAATTGAAAAAGAATATCACGAAGCAGTAAGCAAGTTTCCTGAATTTAAAGCAGGGGACACAGTGAATGTTCACGTAAGAATTAAAGAAGGAAATAAAGAGCGTATTCAGCAATACCAAGGAACTGTAATTCAAAAAAGAGGTTCTGGTAACTCTGTTACTTTCACTGTAAGAAAAATTTCTAGTGGAATTGGTGTTGAAAGAATTTTTCCTTTAATCTCTCCTGCTATCGATAAAATCGAAGTGGTAAGAAGAGGTTCAGTTAGAAGAGCAAAATTATACTACTTAAGAGGTAGAAAGGGTAAATCTGCTAGAATTAAAGAAAAAATCTAA
- a CDS encoding class I SAM-dependent methyltransferase, with the protein MANFNRIAGIYDALKKIVFKDQLENAAQHFLKDISQNSSIIIIGGGSGQLLKGFDNTHKISYVELSSKMIEKAKKVRTNAEVKFINADILNFHSIQHYDYVITPFILDCFKENELEIIFSKIEAINHTATVWIHTDFYPKKIWQKVLVKLMYWFFNLVTGLSTSKLPDFDTIFKKHDFILKSKASFFHSMIESKIYQKIE; encoded by the coding sequence ATGGCTAATTTCAATCGCATTGCTGGGATTTATGATGCTTTGAAAAAAATAGTTTTCAAAGATCAACTAGAAAATGCAGCTCAACACTTCTTGAAGGATATATCTCAAAATAGCTCGATTATAATAATAGGTGGGGGCAGCGGGCAATTATTAAAGGGCTTTGATAATACTCACAAAATAAGCTATGTTGAGCTGTCATCTAAAATGATTGAAAAAGCTAAAAAGGTAAGAACTAATGCTGAAGTTAAATTTATTAATGCAGATATTTTAAATTTTCATTCTATTCAGCATTATGACTACGTTATCACTCCTTTTATACTAGATTGCTTTAAAGAAAATGAGTTAGAGATTATATTCTCAAAGATTGAAGCTATTAATCATACAGCTACAGTCTGGATTCATACAGATTTTTACCCCAAAAAGATATGGCAAAAAGTTTTAGTGAAGCTAATGTATTGGTTTTTTAATTTGGTCACAGGTTTAAGCACATCAAAACTACCCGATTTTGATACCATTTTTAAAAAGCATGATTTTATTTTGAAATCAAAAGCCTCTTTTTTCCATTCTATGATAGAATCCAAAATTTATCAAAAGATTGAATGA
- the carB gene encoding carbamoyl-phosphate synthase large subunit — translation MPKDNSIKSVLIIGSGPIIIGQACEFDYSGSQASRSLREEGIEVTLINSNPATIMTDEVTADNIYLKPLTKKSIVEILEKHDIDAVLPTMGGQTALNLAIECDKSGVWKKYGVKMLGVDVDAIDTTENRELFRLKMEELGVGVCRGETATSFLQGKEIAQKIGFPLVLRSSFTLGGLGGAIVKDPAEFDNALKDGLHASPIHEVLIEQSILGWKEYELEILRDNIGNVIVICSVENFDPMGIHTGDSITVAPAQTLPDTVFQEMRNLAIKMIKGIGNFAGGCNVQFAVNPENDDIIGIEINPRVSRSSALASKATGYPIAKIAAKLAIGYDLHELKNQITKNTSAFFEPSLDYVIVKVPRWNFDKFPGSDRRLGFSMKSVGETMGIGRNFQEALQKACQSLEIKRNGLGADGKELRKQDEILYSLENPSWNRLFHIYDAFKLGIPFKTIQKLTKIDKWFLEQIEELLVLEKEVEKYHIENLPKELMLEVKQKGYADRQIAHLVRCLESEVYKKREEMGIKRVYKLVDTCAAEFEAQTPYYYSTFQEENESESSDKKKIIILGSGPNRIGQGIEFDYSCVHGVLAAKECGYETIMINCNPETVSTDFDTADKLYFEPVFWEHIYDIILHEKPEGVIVQLGGQTALKLAEKLNRYGIKIIGTSYEALDLAEDRGSFSKLLADNDIPYPKFTVVEDADNALEVSKDIGFPMLVRPSYVLGGQGMKIVINEQELEEHVVDVLRDIPGNKVLLDHFLDGAIEAEADAICDGEDVYIIGIMQHVEPAGIHSGDSYAVLPPYNLGDLIITQIENYTKKIALALETKGLINIQFAIKNDTVYIIEANPRASRTVPFICKAYNEPYVNYATKVMLGEKKVKDFKFNPTKKGYAIKEPIFSFNKFPNVNKELGPEMKSTGESIYFIDDLMDDYFLKIVSERNLYLSR, via the coding sequence ATGCCTAAAGACAACAGCATCAAGTCAGTTCTTATCATCGGTTCAGGTCCTATTATCATTGGTCAAGCTTGCGAATTCGATTACTCCGGTTCTCAAGCATCAAGATCTTTAAGAGAGGAGGGAATAGAAGTAACCTTAATTAACTCCAATCCGGCAACTATTATGACGGATGAGGTTACAGCAGATAATATTTACCTTAAACCGCTTACTAAGAAATCAATAGTTGAAATTCTTGAAAAGCATGATATTGATGCAGTATTACCCACTATGGGAGGTCAAACTGCCTTAAACCTCGCTATAGAATGTGATAAATCAGGGGTTTGGAAAAAATACGGAGTAAAAATGTTAGGTGTTGATGTGGATGCCATTGACACTACTGAAAATAGAGAGTTATTCCGTTTGAAGATGGAAGAGCTTGGTGTAGGAGTTTGTAGAGGAGAGACTGCTACTTCTTTCTTACAAGGAAAAGAAATCGCACAGAAAATAGGCTTTCCATTAGTATTAAGATCATCTTTTACGCTTGGTGGATTAGGTGGGGCTATTGTAAAAGATCCCGCAGAATTTGATAATGCTCTTAAAGATGGTTTACATGCCTCTCCAATACATGAAGTCCTAATTGAACAGAGTATTTTAGGTTGGAAAGAATATGAATTAGAAATTCTAAGAGATAATATTGGGAATGTAATTGTGATATGTTCGGTAGAGAATTTCGATCCAATGGGAATTCATACTGGAGATTCCATTACGGTTGCACCTGCTCAAACTTTACCTGATACAGTTTTCCAAGAAATGAGAAACCTGGCCATCAAAATGATTAAAGGCATAGGTAATTTTGCTGGAGGGTGTAATGTACAGTTTGCAGTTAATCCTGAAAATGATGATATAATCGGTATTGAAATTAATCCTAGGGTTTCAAGATCATCGGCTTTGGCTTCAAAAGCAACTGGTTATCCAATTGCAAAAATTGCAGCTAAATTGGCAATCGGTTATGATTTACATGAATTAAAAAATCAAATTACAAAAAATACTTCTGCATTTTTTGAGCCATCATTAGACTATGTGATCGTGAAAGTGCCAAGATGGAACTTTGATAAATTCCCTGGCTCTGATAGAAGATTAGGTTTTTCGATGAAATCAGTAGGGGAAACTATGGGGATTGGAAGGAATTTCCAAGAGGCCCTACAAAAAGCTTGTCAGTCTTTAGAGATAAAAAGAAATGGACTGGGAGCCGATGGGAAAGAATTAAGAAAGCAGGATGAAATTCTTTACAGTTTAGAAAACCCAAGCTGGAATAGATTATTCCATATATATGATGCCTTTAAATTGGGAATCCCTTTCAAAACAATACAAAAACTTACCAAAATTGACAAATGGTTCTTAGAGCAAATTGAGGAGCTATTAGTGCTTGAGAAAGAGGTTGAGAAATATCATATAGAAAACCTTCCGAAAGAGTTGATGCTCGAAGTGAAGCAGAAGGGCTATGCTGACAGACAAATTGCCCATTTGGTAAGGTGCCTTGAAAGTGAAGTCTATAAGAAAAGGGAGGAGATGGGAATCAAGCGAGTTTATAAATTGGTTGATACTTGTGCTGCAGAGTTTGAAGCCCAAACGCCTTATTATTACTCTACTTTCCAGGAAGAGAATGAATCTGAATCCAGCGATAAAAAGAAAATCATCATTTTAGGTTCTGGACCAAATAGAATTGGTCAGGGAATTGAATTCGATTATTCATGTGTTCATGGTGTATTGGCCGCTAAAGAATGCGGTTATGAAACTATCATGATCAACTGTAATCCTGAAACAGTTTCAACCGATTTTGATACTGCTGATAAATTATATTTCGAACCTGTATTCTGGGAACATATTTATGACATTATCCTTCATGAAAAGCCTGAAGGTGTAATTGTTCAATTAGGAGGTCAAACAGCTCTTAAATTAGCTGAGAAACTAAACCGTTATGGTATCAAAATCATAGGGACTTCTTATGAAGCCTTAGATCTAGCAGAAGATAGAGGTTCATTCTCTAAGTTGTTAGCTGATAATGATATTCCGTATCCTAAATTCACCGTAGTGGAAGATGCAGATAATGCTCTTGAGGTTTCTAAGGATATTGGGTTTCCTATGCTCGTAAGGCCATCATACGTATTGGGTGGACAAGGAATGAAGATTGTGATCAATGAGCAGGAGTTGGAAGAACATGTTGTAGATGTTTTAAGAGACATTCCAGGTAATAAAGTATTGTTAGATCATTTCTTGGATGGTGCTATTGAAGCGGAAGCTGATGCAATTTGTGATGGTGAAGATGTTTACATCATTGGGATAATGCAACATGTGGAACCGGCCGGGATTCACTCTGGTGATTCATATGCTGTATTGCCTCCTTATAATTTGGGAGATTTAATCATCACACAAATTGAAAATTACACTAAAAAGATTGCCTTAGCACTAGAGACTAAAGGTTTGATCAATATTCAGTTTGCAATTAAGAATGATACAGTTTATATAATTGAGGCAAATCCGAGAGCTTCCAGAACCGTTCCATTTATTTGCAAGGCTTATAATGAGCCTTATGTAAATTATGCTACTAAGGTGATGTTGGGTGAAAAGAAAGTGAAAGATTTTAAATTTAATCCAACGAAGAAAGGATACGCTATTAAAGAGCCAATATTCTCCTTCAATAAATTCCCGAATGTGAATAAGGAATTAGGTCCAGAAATGAAATCAACCGGGGAATCAATCTATTTTATTGATGATTTAATGGATGATTATTTCCTTAAAATTGTATCAGAACGAAACCTTTACTTAAGTAGATAG
- a CDS encoding DUF4834 domain-containing protein, giving the protein MFKFLLILFLIGYLFFKIGGFIFRLFLGRTAKAAQERQYQQNNKGRTTKDGVHIDHIPNQKGKRSGGNFKGGEYVDYEEV; this is encoded by the coding sequence ATGTTTAAGTTTTTATTAATTCTCTTTTTAATTGGATACTTATTTTTCAAGATAGGAGGATTTATATTCAGATTATTTTTAGGAAGAACAGCAAAAGCTGCCCAGGAAAGACAATATCAGCAAAATAATAAAGGAAGAACCACTAAAGATGGAGTTCATATAGATCATATCCCTAACCAAAAGGGTAAAAGATCCGGAGGTAATTTTAAGGGTGGTGAATATGTAGATTACGAAGAAGTATAA
- a CDS encoding bile acid:sodium symporter family protein, which yields MNMDEVTLNFNSESLLLLNFLLGFIMFGVALDLRVEDFKRVLLNPKASLVGLISQWVILPIITLILIFIFEPSPSMALGMILVACCPGGNISNFISKLAGGDAALSVSLTALTTSAAIFMTPFSFAFWSSFISSAESLKSSISLNVWDMFSTILYLILIPVVLGVSFAKYKPQIANKIRKPVNILSIVIFAAFVVIAFMKNANYFIEFIHIIFVIVLFHNGLAFLSGYWMGKLSGLEEKERKAISIETGIQNSGLGLVLIFNFFDGIGGMAIIAGWWGIWHIIAGLTIAFIWSGRKVFAQ from the coding sequence ATGAATATGGATGAAGTAACGCTTAATTTCAATAGCGAAAGCTTATTGTTGTTAAATTTTTTGTTGGGCTTTATCATGTTTGGTGTTGCACTAGACTTGAGAGTGGAAGATTTTAAAAGAGTTCTTTTAAACCCTAAAGCATCATTAGTTGGGCTGATTTCTCAGTGGGTTATCTTACCCATCATAACGTTAATCCTTATTTTTATTTTTGAGCCAAGCCCTAGTATGGCACTAGGAATGATTCTGGTAGCCTGCTGTCCTGGCGGTAATATTAGTAATTTTATCAGCAAATTAGCTGGAGGCGATGCAGCGTTATCAGTTAGTTTAACAGCATTAACCACTTCAGCTGCTATTTTCATGACACCATTTAGCTTTGCTTTTTGGTCATCATTTATATCAAGTGCTGAAAGTTTAAAGAGCAGCATTTCCCTTAATGTATGGGATATGTTTTCAACCATTTTATATCTCATTTTAATACCTGTGGTATTAGGAGTTAGCTTTGCTAAATATAAACCCCAGATTGCAAACAAAATCAGAAAGCCCGTGAACATCCTTTCAATTGTTATTTTTGCTGCTTTTGTTGTGATTGCTTTTATGAAAAACGCCAATTATTTCATTGAATTCATTCACATCATTTTTGTAATTGTTTTATTCCATAATGGCTTAGCATTCTTAAGTGGCTATTGGATGGGGAAATTAAGTGGATTAGAAGAAAAAGAAAGAAAGGCCATTTCTATTGAAACTGGAATACAAAATTCAGGTCTTGGCCTTGTTTTAATTTTCAACTTTTTTGATGGTATAGGTGGAATGGCGATAATTGCAGGTTGGTGGGGAATATGGCATATTATTGCCGGGCTTACCATCGCTTTTATTTGGTCAGGAAGAAAAGTATTTGCTCAGTAA
- the uvrA gene encoding excinuclease ABC subunit UvrA: MSLTKEAKNNTQNATTASQEEFIEVIGAREHNLKNIDISIPRDKLVVVTGISGSGKSSLAFDTIYAEGQRRYMESFSAYARSFIGNMERPDVDKINGLSPVISIEQKTTSKNPRSTVGTLTEIYDFLRVLYARAGEAISYKTGKKMQRQTEDQIIEHLISEFPDAKLSILAPVVKGRKGHYRELFQQIRKMGFTKARVDGVILEIDARMQVDRYKTHDIEIVVDRIVVDKKDKYRITQSVKTALKHGNGIMMVRDTDGNVHHFSQNLMDPETGLAYDEPAPNSFSFNSPYGACPTCKGLGELENITKETVIPNPKLSISRGGIAPLGEYRDIWIFKKVDALLKNTDVNLSTPIEKFPEEVLNVLLYGSKMKVEVNSKKYPGTKWSTSFEGIIKFLQKQQESGTDKMRDWLEEYTVIQKCPDCNGLRLKKESLHFLIDGKNISELALMSIGDLGNWFEGIESRLSEKQNLIGAEVLKEIRKRLGFMLDVGLDYLSLDRPLKTLSGGEAQRIRLATQIGTQLVGVLYILDEPSIGLHQRDNTKLIAALQDLRDLGNTVMVVEHDKDMMLASDFILDIGPGAGRHGGKIVAAGNPDEFLKQNSKTAKYLKEELAIEIPKERRKGNGKKLQLKGAKGNNLKNVNVDFPLGTMMCVTGVSGSGKSTLIHDTLYRILNQKFYRSKKDPMEHDSIKGLEHLDKVIEVDQSPIGRTPRSNPATYTGVFTDIRALFSNLPEAKIRGYKPGRFSFNVKGGRCETCEGAGMKLIEMDFLPDVHVPCETCKGKRYNRETLEVRFKGKSISDVLDMTVEQAVEFFTNQPKILRKIKTLSEVGLGYITLGQHATTLSGGEAQRVKLATELSKKDTGNTFYILDEPTTGLHFQDIEHLLTVLQKLVDKGNTVLVIEHNMDVIKVADYLIDLGPEGGTGGGNIVFTGTPQKIIKLKNSYTGKFLKAELKA, translated from the coding sequence ATGAGTTTAACAAAAGAAGCCAAAAATAATACACAAAACGCTACTACAGCAAGTCAGGAAGAGTTTATTGAAGTAATTGGTGCCAGAGAGCATAATTTAAAGAATATTGACATATCGATACCTCGAGATAAACTTGTAGTAGTTACAGGTATTAGCGGTAGTGGTAAATCAAGCTTAGCTTTTGATACAATTTATGCAGAGGGGCAAAGACGGTACATGGAAAGCTTTTCTGCCTATGCCCGTTCTTTTATTGGGAATATGGAAAGACCCGATGTTGACAAAATTAATGGACTATCCCCTGTTATTTCAATAGAACAAAAAACTACCTCTAAAAACCCAAGATCAACTGTCGGCACCCTAACCGAAATTTATGATTTCTTGAGGGTTTTGTATGCAAGAGCTGGAGAGGCTATTTCTTACAAAACGGGTAAGAAAATGCAGCGCCAGACTGAAGATCAAATTATTGAGCATCTAATAAGTGAATTCCCTGATGCAAAACTTAGCATTTTAGCTCCAGTTGTAAAAGGACGAAAAGGTCATTACAGAGAACTCTTTCAACAAATTAGAAAGATGGGCTTTACAAAAGCCCGTGTGGACGGAGTGATTCTAGAAATAGATGCTCGTATGCAGGTTGACCGATACAAAACCCATGATATCGAGATAGTGGTTGACCGTATTGTTGTAGATAAAAAAGATAAATATCGTATCACCCAATCTGTAAAAACAGCCTTAAAGCATGGTAATGGCATCATGATGGTGAGAGATACTGATGGAAATGTTCATCATTTCTCTCAAAACTTGATGGATCCTGAAACAGGTTTAGCTTATGACGAACCTGCTCCTAATAGTTTTTCATTTAACTCTCCTTATGGAGCCTGTCCGACTTGTAAAGGTTTAGGAGAATTAGAGAACATTACAAAAGAAACCGTTATTCCTAATCCTAAATTGAGCATTAGCAGGGGTGGAATCGCTCCTCTAGGTGAATATAGGGATATATGGATCTTTAAAAAGGTAGATGCTTTATTAAAGAATACGGATGTAAACCTCAGTACCCCAATCGAGAAATTTCCAGAAGAAGTATTAAATGTACTACTTTATGGGAGTAAAATGAAGGTTGAGGTTAATTCTAAAAAATATCCAGGCACAAAATGGAGTACTAGTTTCGAAGGAATTATTAAGTTTCTCCAAAAGCAGCAGGAAAGTGGGACAGATAAAATGCGTGACTGGCTTGAAGAATATACCGTCATTCAGAAATGCCCTGACTGTAATGGTCTTAGGCTAAAAAAAGAATCACTTCACTTTCTGATTGATGGTAAAAACATCTCTGAATTAGCGTTAATGAGCATAGGAGATTTAGGGAATTGGTTTGAGGGGATTGAAAGTAGATTATCAGAAAAACAAAATCTGATTGGAGCTGAAGTATTAAAAGAAATCAGGAAGCGATTAGGTTTTATGCTTGATGTGGGGCTTGACTATTTATCCTTAGACCGACCTTTAAAAACACTCTCGGGTGGAGAAGCACAAAGAATAAGACTTGCCACACAGATAGGAACTCAATTAGTAGGCGTTCTTTATATTTTAGACGAACCTAGTATTGGATTACACCAGAGAGATAATACAAAGCTTATAGCTGCTCTGCAAGACCTAAGAGACCTAGGGAATACTGTTATGGTAGTCGAACATGATAAAGATATGATGCTGGCATCAGACTTTATATTAGATATTGGGCCAGGAGCCGGCAGACATGGCGGAAAGATTGTTGCAGCAGGTAATCCTGATGAATTCTTAAAACAAAACAGTAAAACCGCTAAATACCTAAAAGAAGAATTAGCCATTGAAATCCCAAAGGAAAGAAGAAAAGGAAATGGCAAGAAACTTCAATTAAAAGGAGCCAAAGGAAATAACCTTAAAAATGTTAATGTAGACTTCCCTTTAGGAACGATGATGTGCGTTACGGGTGTGTCAGGTAGTGGTAAATCTACTCTGATACATGATACCCTCTACCGTATTTTGAATCAGAAATTCTATCGATCTAAAAAAGATCCGATGGAACATGACTCAATCAAAGGATTAGAGCACTTAGACAAAGTAATTGAAGTAGATCAGTCCCCTATAGGCAGAACCCCAAGATCAAACCCGGCTACCTATACTGGAGTTTTTACTGACATAAGAGCATTATTTAGTAATCTTCCTGAAGCTAAAATTAGAGGTTACAAACCGGGTAGGTTCTCATTTAACGTAAAAGGAGGAAGATGTGAAACCTGTGAAGGAGCAGGAATGAAACTAATTGAAATGGACTTCTTGCCAGATGTTCACGTTCCTTGCGAAACCTGTAAAGGCAAAAGATATAATAGGGAAACCTTAGAAGTTCGATTTAAGGGTAAATCTATTTCGGATGTATTAGATATGACGGTTGAACAAGCAGTTGAGTTTTTTACTAATCAACCTAAAATCTTAAGAAAAATAAAGACATTATCAGAAGTTGGTTTAGGATACATTACGCTTGGCCAACATGCTACTACTCTTTCAGGGGGTGAAGCTCAAAGAGTAAAATTAGCCACTGAACTATCGAAAAAAGATACTGGAAATACATTCTATATTTTAGATGAACCGACAACAGGTCTCCATTTCCAAGATATTGAGCACCTTTTAACAGTTTTGCAAAAACTGGTTGATAAGGGAAATACTGTTCTAGTTATTGAACATAATATGGATGTGATAAAAGTGGCTGATTATCTAATTGATTTAGGGCCTGAAGGTGGAACTGGCGGTGGAAATATTGTATTCACAGGTACACCACAAAAAATTATTAAATTAAAAAATAGCTACACAGGCAAATTTCTAAAAGCTGAATTGAAAGCTTGA
- the lgt gene encoding prolipoprotein diacylglyceryl transferase, which produces MLNYIIWNPDGIVFDFGFYQLRWYSILFGIGFVLGYQFVKWRFKRDNVDTKLLDNLAVYLVIGTVIGARLGHCIFYDWEYYQNHLLEILLPFRFSPTFEFIGYQGLASHGGGAGVIIALIIFSWQNKISKIWMIDTIALVVPLAGASIRLGNLMNSEIIGKATNVSWAFIFKQIDNIPRHPAQLYEALSYLLIFGILFWVDKKQKYKNGFVFGLMLVLVFIARFFIEFVKADQSAFEADMTLNMGQWLSIPYFIIGWIFIYRGIKKSN; this is translated from the coding sequence ATGCTCAACTACATTATCTGGAATCCTGACGGAATAGTATTTGATTTTGGTTTCTATCAATTAAGATGGTATTCCATTCTTTTCGGAATAGGATTTGTTTTAGGCTATCAATTCGTAAAATGGCGCTTTAAAAGAGATAATGTTGATACTAAACTACTAGATAATTTAGCTGTTTATTTAGTAATCGGAACAGTGATAGGAGCTCGGTTGGGGCATTGCATATTTTATGATTGGGAATATTATCAAAACCATCTTTTAGAAATTTTACTTCCTTTTCGATTCTCCCCTACTTTTGAGTTTATTGGATATCAAGGCTTAGCTAGTCATGGCGGTGGAGCTGGAGTTATTATAGCACTTATTATTTTCTCCTGGCAAAATAAAATCAGTAAAATATGGATGATTGACACTATTGCCTTGGTAGTCCCACTGGCTGGTGCTTCTATCCGCCTAGGCAACCTTATGAATTCAGAAATTATAGGTAAAGCCACGAATGTAAGTTGGGCATTTATTTTTAAACAAATAGATAACATTCCCCGACATCCAGCACAATTATATGAAGCTCTATCCTATCTCTTAATATTTGGAATTCTATTTTGGGTAGACAAAAAGCAGAAATATAAAAACGGATTTGTATTTGGTTTAATGCTTGTATTAGTATTCATTGCCCGTTTTTTCATTGAATTTGTGAAAGCTGATCAATCTGCATTCGAAGCGGATATGACATTAAATATGGGGCAATGGCTCAGTATTCCTTATTTTATTATAGGCTGGATATTTATTTATAGAGGAATCAAAAAATCTAATTAG